Within the Desulfitibacter sp. BRH_c19 genome, the region AAATTTATCTATAAAGTAGTAAAGGAAGGCGCTCGGGCCAGAGAATATGAGGATGCTCTACAATGGCTTTGTGATGCGAACCTGACTTATAAAATTTACCGCAGTAGTGCACCGGGACTGCCAATTTCGGCCTATGACGAGCTGACTGCCTTCAAGCTTTATCTGGTGGACGTGGGACTTCTGCGCCGTTTGTCCCTTTTGGCACCCTCTGCCTTCAGCGAAGGCAATCGTCTGTTTGTGGAATTTAAAGGGTCACTTAGCGAGAATTATGTACTGCAAGCACTAAGAAACCAGTTTGAGGCCATACCGCGTTATTGGACGATGGATAATCCCCGTTATGAAGTGGATTTTCTAATACAGCGGGAAAATGATATTCTGCCCATTGAGGTAAAATCGGAGAGCAATGTGGAAAGCAAGAGTCTTAAGAAGTTTAAAGAGAAGTACGGTGATAAGGTCAAGCTTCGTGTCCGTTTTTCGCTGAACAACCTGCGCCTGGATGATGATCTGCTGAATATTCCATTATTTATGGCTGATCATGCAGATAAACTGATCGGGATGTCTTTGAAACAATTGGAGATTTAGCTTTTCGTTTGTCTTATTTTGAACGAAAGTGCGTAATTGGATATTTGAAACAAGCCTCCTGCGGATAATGGGGGTTGTTTTATGTCTTTGAAGTTTGTCTCCCGCACTTCAATTCTAAGTAATTCCATAATAGCCAAAAACTTTCATACCACTCTTTGTTCTTTTTGCATCAAATTCCTCATATAGATTAAGAGAAAACTAACCAAGAGGGAGGCCCTTTTGATGCAAGATTACATTCGTCAAAGAGTTTTGGATATTTCCAAATATATAATAAAGGAGGGCACAACTGTCCGCACTACTGCAAATATTTTTAGAGTAAGTAAAAGTACAGTTCATAAGGACGTTACAGAGAGATTACCTAGAATTAATGAAGAATTATCATTAGAGGTAAAAAAAGTATTACAAAATAACAAAGCTGAAAGGCATATTAGAGGCGGAGAAGCCACTAGAAAAAAATATAAGCAAAATAATGTATCCTAGCCATTTTTTTAAAGGGTTTTGTTTTTTTTTGGAGAATTGTGGTCATATTAGTGAATTAAGTATAATTCTCTTAAAGGACAAGCTTTAGGCAGAAAGGAGATAAATATGTTTGGCTGGGGTACTGATATAGGCGTAGATTTAGGCACTGCTACTGTTTTAGTTTTTGTAAAGGGACAGGGAATTGTTTTAAATGAACCTTCAGTTGTGGCAATTGACAAAAAAACGGGACAGATATTTGCCGTTGGAGAAGCTGCACGAAAGATGCTTGGGAGAACACCCGGTAACATTGTAGCAATTAGACCCTTAAAAGAAGGAGTCATTGCTGATTATGATTCAACAGAAAGAATGCTAAGGTATTTCATTCAAAAGGCATGTGGCAAAAGATTTTTCTTCAAACCAAGGGTAATGGTTTGTATCCCATCAGGAGTGACTGGGGTGGAAGAAAGGGCAGTTAGAGAGGCAGCAATGCAGGCTGGTGCAAGGCAGGCATATCTAATAGAAGAACCTATGGCTGCTGCTTTAGGTGCAGGACTAGATATATCCGATGCTAATGGCACTATGGTTGTAGACATTGGTGGTGGCACCACAGATGTTGCTGTACTATCTCTAGGTGGTATAGTTTGTTCTAAGTCACTACGAGTAGGTGGCGACAAGTTTGACGAGGCCATAGTTCGTTATATACGTAGAGAGTTTAACCTTATGATAGGTGAAAGAAGTGCAGAAGAGCTTAAAATACAAATTGGTACTGCCTATTCCAAAAGCCCAAGATACGAAACATCAATGGACGTAAGAGGAAGAGATTTAGTGACAGGACTTCCAAAAACATTATCCATTACAGGTAAGCAAATGCACCAGGCAATTTTAGAACCTGTAGAAAGTATAGTTGCAGGCGTTAAAGAAGTACTTGAAAAAACCCCTCCCGAACTTTCTTCAGATATTATAAATAAAGGTGTCGTAATGACCGGTGGTGGCGCTATGCTTCATGGTTTAGATGAACTTCTAGTTGAAGAAACGGGACTTCCCATCCACCTTGCAGATGACCCCATTACTTGCGTAGCCTTAGGTACAGGTAAAGCCTTACAGATGCTAGATGTATTAAAGGATACCGGAATGGTATCAAAAGGATTGGTCTAGTCTAGTAAAATATCAGAAAAGACTAAGTCAGTTATCGGTCATGATAACTGGCTTTTTTAGATGTATTTATCTCTTCGAAATATCCCATACTAACTACTAACAGTCTATTACCAAGGAGAATTATATGAGAAAATTTTTCTTTATACTTGCCATTTTTCTAATTGTTCCCGCGCTTTTACCTACGACGTCCGGCACGTTGTACAACAGGGGACATTCCTTCCTTACAGAATCGCATTGGTTTCAGAAGGTGTTTCCCTATAACTCTGACAGAAATGACGTGATAGATGAAGAAAAGTCTATTTTACCTGAATATAGTTTGCCCGAAAATCAGGAAGAAAGTAAATTACAAGAATATGATATAAAAATTGAAGTAGACGTAATTGAAGACAGCGCTTCGCCAGAAGCTCAAGAAAAAGAGCCTAAGCAAAAATTTCCTGTCCAATTTAAGCCACCTGCTGATCCAATAAAACAGAAACCGCTTCCCAAAAGAAACAAGGAAACAGATAACCTAAATATCTTATTTATAGGTGCTGACAAGGACAAGTTATTAATGACAGCAATATACAGCATAGATTATAAGGATAAAAAGGAGAACCTTAAATCTGGGAGTGTTTTTTTCCACAACAATACATATATAGAATACAATGGACAACGCTATACCCTTCAAGGACTTTATAAGCAGCATTCAGAAAAGGACTATGGATATATGCTGGTGGATATATTAGAGGAGTTACTTGAAATAGAAATTGCTTACCATGTACATATGGATAAAGCAGTTCTAAAAGAGGCAAATAAAATCCTTGATCCTATAATAGTTGATGACCAAAGAATTAACCTGGAAGACATCTTTGAAATGCCTGCAACTGATCAGGACCAGGCGGTATTAGGTCAACTAATGGAGCAGTTCACCAGACCAACAACCTATTTTTACAAGCTTCCTGCCCTGGTTATTAAATCATCTCGATATATAGATACAGATTTTCCTTTGACACCAGAAAACCTCTTACTCCATTTTAGAATAGCTAGGGGAGTGAATATGGATGATATAGAAAAAATAATTCTTGATAAAAATATCTCCGAAGATATTTTAAAAGATGTAATCTATAAAATCACCACCCAATAAGAAAGCCCCAGTTCACGCTAAAAATGAACTGAGGCTTATTTGTTGTGTAGATTTAAAAGCTCTTATTCTGAATTCTGTATTCTGACTCCTGAATTCTATCTTTCCTTAAAGTGCCGCTCTTTTTGGTGAGTGATTATTTGAATAGTTAAGCTCTTCTTCTAAATCCATAATCTCAACTAGAATTCTCACCTTATCAGTACTTTTGGCATAATGGTAATCCTTCAAAAGATTATTTCTTTTAGACTCGAGATAATTTGGCCTTTTTGTCATCCTTGTCACTTCCTTTCATCAGTAGAGTTGAATTTTTTAAATATATTTAAAAACTAATTAAATATATTGAATATTCTCTGTCGACTTTCTGAACTAAGTATAGCACTTAACTTTGTGAAAATAAATACTTTAACAAGATAATGCCTTAAGAATACTAGTTTGACAAGAATTTTACCACTAAAAATTCAATTCGCGTTTCGTATAATATATTGCAGGTACACAGTAGAATCGTGTCGAATTATTATAAACAGAATTCTGAAGGTTTTTTGCTTCACAGAAAGCAGGTGTTTACTCTGTATAAAAAGCCCTTTATCGTAATATCTCTTTCCATATACATAGTAATAGTATTGTTAGTTTCTTTTATTGGAAACGCAGTAGGCTCATCAAACCCTGAGCCTGGTAGCCAAGATGATCCCCTTGTAACTAAGTCCTATGTAGATAGATATATAAGTGAAAGGATAACTCCCCTTGAAAATACAGTATATAATATGTCTATTGCGGTTGCTCGGCTGGAGAAAACAGTTTTTGAATTAAAAAAAGGACTTAAGCAGCCAATTAAACTTACAATAAATAATAAAACAGCATCCGTAGGTGAGCAGTCCCACTCATTGGATACTGCACCTTTTACAGTAGATGGAAGAACAATGGTACCTTTCAGATTTATAGGAGAAGCTTTAGGTGCTGCAGTAGATTGGGAACCTTCTACCAAGACTGTTTCCTATGTTCTAGGTGATACAAAAATAGAGTTCCCCATCAGTTCCACAACAATAACCATTAATGGAAAAGCAAATAATGTAGATGTCCCAGCCACGCTTGCTAATGGAAGAACTTTTGTTCCAGTAAGAATGGTGAGTGAGCAGTTAGGTGCCTCAGTAGATTGGAATCCTAATACCAAACAAGTAACTATTATCCCCTAGAACTGGTATGTAAATTGGAATATAAACTATGATATAATATATCGTGAACAATTTAGGAACATTTTACGTCTAATATAAAGAATGCAAAAAACTACTGGAGGTTAACCCAAATGCGTAAGGGTATTATTATATTTATAATTTTTATGCTGTTTGGTCTGTTGTTCTACTGGTATGACAGTACACAAAAAATAGATATTGGTAATGATGAAGAACCTGAAATAGAAGAGGATGTAGAAATTGATCCTATGAATGTACTTATTCTAGGACTTGACGTTGAAAAAGGTTCCAGGGGTAGGACGGATTCCATAATGCTTATGAGCTTTAGGCCCGACAGGGAGGAAGTATACCTCATGTCAATACCTAGAGATACCAGGTTAAAGATCAAGGGAGGCTATGACAAAGTAAATGCTGCCTATGTTTATGGTGGAGCAGAACTAACAAGACAAACTATAGAAGACTTTATGGATATAGAGATTGATCATCATATAGTATTCAACTTTGAGGCTTTTGAAACACTTATTGATTTAGTTGGGGGCATTGAAGTAGATGTTCCTGTGAGCATGAATGTTCCTAGTGAAGGTATTAATTTACAACCAGGAGTTCAGAAATTAGATGGGAAAGATGCCTTAGGTTATGCACGTTTTCGCGGTACTAGTGAAGGGGATATCGGAAGGGCAAAGAGACAGCAGGAAATTATTAAGCTTTTATCTGATGAACTGCTTAAGCCTAAGATGGTTCTAAAAGTGCCTCAGATCATCCAGACAATGACAGAGTATGTTGAGCATGATTTTTCAACAACTGAGCTGATGAAGTTTGGTGCTGTTGCAGCTAAGGCAAAAAGCAAGCCCATAGAAACTCTTGTACTACCAGGAACAAACCAAAAGTTAGATGGCATATGGTATTATCTTGCCGACGAAAACAAACTGCCAGAAGTGGCAAAGGAATTCCAGTAAATAAATTACTACAATACAGAAACAGAATACAGAAAACAGAAGCCATGGGGACGGTTCAAGCGTCACCGAACGAAGAGAAGGTCCGTCAGGGAAGACGATGGAACTGTCCCCGTGGCTGTTTTTAATCTAGGGTTTAAAAAGTTTATTCTGACTTCCGATATTTGAGGTGACGACTTTGGTGAAACGCAAAAAAAGGGGTTTATTAGACAAAATAAAAAGCTTCTTCTGGCAAGACATAGACGAAGACGGCAATCCAATTCGATATGAGAATGAGGAAGAAGACATTAAGATATATCCCTCGGACCTAGCCTACGAGGATGAGTATCTAGATAATCATACAAATGTAGCAAGTCGTAAGAACAAGCTGGCCGTTGCAGCTGTTCTTGTTTTTGCTGTCTTTGTTTTTTCATTTAGTGGATATCTCTTTGCCAACCACTTATTCGAAGGGGGTATTGCCCAGGGAGATGATGGGAAACCTCTAGATATAGGTGGGCTGTTTACTCCTAAGGACAAAGAGGATAATATAGAAAAGATATTACTTATTGGTACTGATGAAAGACCAGGAGAAGCATCTAGGGCTGATACAGTAATACTTGCAATTTTAAATACTACAAATCATGAGCTGAAGCTTTTATCAATCCCCAGGGATACTCGTGTAGCAATACCGGGTCGTGGAACTGATAAGATTAACCATGCTCAAGCCTTTGGAGGGGCAAGGCTCCTAACGGAGACAGTTACTGGATTCCTTGATGTAGAGGTGGATAAATACCTCCAGCTTAACTTTAACAGCTTTAGAGAAGTAGTGGATATCCTAGATGGCATAGAATATACCGTTGAAAGCAAAATGTATTATCCAGAAGAAAGCATAGATTTAAAAGCAGGTGCTCAAAAGCTAAATGGTGATAAAGCACTTCAGTATGTCCGCTACCGTAGTGATGGCAGGGGAGATGTTGGTCGTGTTGAACGTCAACAGAAGTTCATAACGGAGTTTATAAACCAAAAGCTTAAACTAAAAAATGCACTTAAAATTCCAGAATTAGTAGGGGAAATAAATAGCAGTATAAAGACCAATTTAAGTATTGCAGAAATGGTTTCCATTGGTATGGCTATTAAAGAGCTGGAAAGTGAAAAAGTAACCAGCCAAATGATCCCAGGAGAACCGAAATATATAGGTGGAGTTAGTTACTGGATACCCTCGACCCAAAAACTGGATGAGATATTTATTAAGGAGCCGGAAGACAGCACCCAGAATACAGAAGAATAAAAGACTTGCTCTTAAAGCTCTTATTCTGAATGCTGACTCCTGTATTCTGCTCTTAAGTAAGCTCTTATTCTGACTCCTGACTCCTTTTTTATAAAAGGTTTTGCTTTTAAGGTTTATTCTGACTCCTGTATTCTATATTCTACTAAGAAGGTGCTGAAATAAATGAAGGTAGATATTCTAGGTTGTCTTGTGGATAGGATAGACATGGATGGAGCTCTTAAAAAGATAGAAGAATTCATCCAATCTGGAAAACCACATCACATAATCACGTTAAATGCTGAAATAATACATAAAGCACAAAGTGACCCCAGATTAAAAGAAATTATTAAAGAGGCAGATCTAGTTACACCAGATGGCTCAGGAGTAGTTTGGGCTTCTAATTACCTTAATGCACCAGTACCAGAAAGGGTAACAGGGATAGACCTAACCCTAAAGCTGGCAGAAATAGCAGCAAAAAAGGGATGGACCTTTTATTTTTATGGAGGTGCCCCCACAGTTGCTGAAACTGCTGCGGAAAACCTGCAAAAAAGGTATAATGGTCTAAAAATAGTGGGTACATGTCATGGGTATATATCTGAAACTGATAAAGAAAAACTTCTCAAGGATATAAAAGAAAAGAAACCAGACATTCTCCTAGTAGCCCTGGGAGCACCCAGACAAGAGTTTTGGATTAAAGACCACCAAAAAGAACTACAAGTTCCCGTATCTATAGGAATAGGGGGAAGTCTTGATGTAATATCAGGCAAAGCTAAAAGAGCACCCATCTTCTTCCAAAAAGCAGGATTAGAGTGGCTCTATCGCCTCATAAAAGAACCCCACAGGATAGGCAGAATGACATCCCTACCCAAATTCTCCATCCAAGTGAGGCTAAAAGGCAAAAAGCACTAGTCAGAAGCCAGAAGTCATAGGGACGGTTCAAGCGTCACCGTAGCAAAGCGAAGGTCCGTCAGGGGAGACCAAGGAACTGTCCCTGTGGTTGATCTAAGACTTCAGAAGTTTTTACTGACTCCTGTATTCTTTTTTAATAATAAGCAGGAATTATTTGTATGTTTGTCTAATACAATAAGTTGGAAGATTTTTCTTAGTTTTCTTCTGAATTCTGTATTCTGAATTACTTAAAAAAACATGAAAAAACTTTGAAGTTTTTTGAAGGGATAACCGACCCAACCTGCGTATTAAATAGTGTAGGACAAAATACATAACTTAGGTTTTAAAAAGATTGTGTTTTGACCCAAACGACGATAGTTAACAGAATAAGGTTTGTAGAATTTCAGGTTCTCCTGAATTCTGACTCCTGACTTCTGCTCTACTATATACCCTTTAGGTTAATATGCTGAATGCGAGAATAATTAATATTGAGGGGAGTGATGTTTCACATAAGAAACATTCAAATGTACTTATCTTTTCAATAACCGTCTTGTTGCAATAGTGGAAAAACCGGAGCAAGAGAAAACGTTCTTTGAAAACACAAAAGGGGGAAATAAAAAGATATGAAGAGATCATTAATTGTTGTTTTAACAATCGCTGTCCTTCTATTCGCTTTTGCTGGCCTTGCAGTTGCTGCTGATTCTGCTGAAGAATCTGCTGATAGACTGTTTGACCTAGGATTTATTGAAGGATATACCGATGGTAGTTTTGGATTAGAAAATAATATTACACGTGCAGAATTTGCAAAAATTGCAGTTATCTCATCAGGTTTTGAAGATGCTGCTGATTTACTTGTAAATTCACCATCACAGTTTTCAGACGTTAAAAGTGGTGTTTGGTACTCAGGTTGGATTAATGTAGCAGCTTCCCAAGGTTTTGTTAAGGGTGACCCAGCTGGAACATTTAGACCAAACGATCAAATTAGAGCTTCTGAAGTTGTAACTGTTCTTTTAAGAGTTCTTGGTTACAATGACAATCTTCCAGGTGCATGGCCAACTAATTACCTAGTTAAGGCTGCAGGTCTTGGAATTACTAGTGGGATTGCTTTTGATGCTAGTGGAGCTATTGAGCGTGGCAAAGTATTCCAAATGCTAAGCAAGACTTTAGATGAAGATGTTGTTGAGTATGACCATGAATATGCTCTTGGTTTCCGCTCCAAAAATGTTTCCTTATTAGAAGATGCTTTAGATTTAGTAAAAGTTAACGCTTATGTAACAGATATTCCAAGAACAAGCAATTTAGATGACGATGAAATTGAAATTGGTGGAACTACTTATGACCTAAAAGTAGCTGTTGACTATGAGAAGTTCTTTGGTACTAAAGTTACAGCTTATGTAAACGATGATGATGAAGTTCTAAGCATTAAATTACATGGTGACAACACTATCGTTTATGATGCATTAGAAGACATTGATGAAGACGAGTTAACAGCTGTTGCTGCTGACAAAGACTATGACTTTGCAGATGAAGATGACGTTGTTGCTATTTGGATTAATGGCGAAGAAGAAGATGTAGATGAATTAGATGGCAACGTATATGACTATGCAAAAGTTGTATTAAACAAAGACAACGATGTAGTTTTTGTTGACGCTTATCAGTGGGATAATTTCTTAGTAGTCGAAGAACTTGATGGTTATGATGTAATCGGCTATGACGAGGAACTTGATGCAGAAGATTACACAATCGTAAAAGATGGTATGACTATTACTCTAGATGAGTTAGAAGAAGGCGACATTTTATTCTATAATGAAGATGCTGAATATGCAGAAGTATTCAATATGACTGTTGAAGGTGAAATGGAAGAAGTATTCGAAAGTAATTTCGAAGTTGCTGGTGAGTCATTTGAATATGACACAACTTATGATGGAAAAGCAGTTCAATACTTCAATGAAGATGGCGACATCGATGATTTTGATAAAGATGCAGCAGAAGAAATGCAAGAAGCAGAAGAAGATGTTGTAGTATTCATTGATAGAAATGGCGATGCAGTATTTGTAGCCGGTGAACTTGGTGAAGTTTCCAAGACTACCATTGGTGCTGTATTGTATGAAGATATGGTAGGTTATAAGGATAGTAGAAACAAAGTTTATGCAGAACTAAAGGTCGTAAATGAAAATGGAACAGTTGTAACATATGATTTTAATTTAAATGACCTTGAAGCTATTGAAGTAGATGGTGACGAGGAATGGAATGATGATGCTGCTGATTTAACATTAGTAGGTAGTGCTTATCCATATACTGCCATAGATGCTGATGCTTATGGTAATCTCAATTTACCAACTATGGGTGACGTTATTGAAATTACCCTTGATGACAATGGTGATATAGTAGAATTAGGTTTCTTTGTTAGTGATGTAGATAATACTTTTGCAAAGACTTATGAATCAGGAGATACTTACATCGAAGGTAAAAGAATGAGCAGTAGTGTTCCTGTATTTATTGTAGATACAGCAGTCATAAATGGTTGGGGTACTTGGACTGATAGTGACTGGGATGATGAAGACGTTGAAGTTATTACCTATGGTGAATTAGAAGAGGACGTTGATCTTAAATCTGGTGCTATTACCCATGATGGTTCCAAAGTGTTATATCTAGTCTTAACAGATTCAGATATGCAAAAAACAACTACAGAGCTAGCTATTCTTACTCAAGTAAGAAGAAATAGCGATGGAGAATTAACCAGAATTAAAGCTTT harbors:
- a CDS encoding stage III sporulation protein D produces the protein MQDYIRQRVLDISKYIIKEGTTVRTTANIFRVSKSTVHKDVTERLPRINEELSLEVKKVLQNNKAERHIRGGEATRKKYKQNNVS
- a CDS encoding rod-share determining protein MreBH translates to MFGWGTDIGVDLGTATVLVFVKGQGIVLNEPSVVAIDKKTGQIFAVGEAARKMLGRTPGNIVAIRPLKEGVIADYDSTERMLRYFIQKACGKRFFFKPRVMVCIPSGVTGVEERAVREAAMQAGARQAYLIEEPMAAALGAGLDISDANGTMVVDIGGGTTDVAVLSLGGIVCSKSLRVGGDKFDEAIVRYIRREFNLMIGERSAEELKIQIGTAYSKSPRYETSMDVRGRDLVTGLPKTLSITGKQMHQAILEPVESIVAGVKEVLEKTPPELSSDIINKGVVMTGGGAMLHGLDELLVEETGLPIHLADDPITCVALGTGKALQMLDVLKDTGMVSKGLV
- a CDS encoding N-acetylmannosaminyltransferase — translated: MKVDILGCLVDRIDMDGALKKIEEFIQSGKPHHIITLNAEIIHKAQSDPRLKEIIKEADLVTPDGSGVVWASNYLNAPVPERVTGIDLTLKLAEIAAKKGWTFYFYGGAPTVAETAAENLQKRYNGLKIVGTCHGYISETDKEKLLKDIKEKKPDILLVALGAPRQEFWIKDHQKELQVPVSIGIGGSLDVISGKAKRAPIFFQKAGLEWLYRLIKEPHRIGRMTSLPKFSIQVRLKGKKH